GATGCGATTTGGAGTCACGGATGTCGGCAGGCAGATACCGCACGTACCACGGGCAGGAAACGAACTCAAGCTAGAGCCCCACTCCCGTCGGACCAAGACCGAACACAGGAGAGATGTGACCGATGACGCTTGACGTCGGCTTCCTCGGATATCGGTTCATGGGGAAGGCACACGCCAACGCACTTGCTCGTCTCCCGATGTTCTTTCCCGACGCTCCCGCGGTCAACCGGAAGGTCCTCGTGGGTCGCGACGAGGCGGCGGTCGCCGACGCCGCGGATCGCTTCGGTTTCGATCGGACGACCGACGACTGGAGCGAAGCGATCGACGAGGTGGACGTCTTCTACAACCTCGGGCCCACGCACGTCCACGCCGAACCGACGATTGAGGCGCTAGAGGCAGGCGTCCACGTGATGTGTGAAAAGCCGCTCGCGACGGATCTGGAGACCGCCCGTCGGATGCGCGAGGCGGCCCGTGACAGCGACGCGATCGCGGGGGTCGGTTTCAACTACCGCTACGTACCGGCCCTCCAGCTGGCGAAACGACTGATTGATGAGGGGCTGTTCGGGGAGATCTACCGAGTCAGGGGCCGGTGTCTGCAGGACTGGCTCGGTGATCTGGAGGATCCCTGGAACTGGCGAACCGACGAAGAAAGGGCTGGAACGGGCGTCCTCGGCGACGTCGGCTCGCACACGATCGATCTGGCCCGGTGGTTGATCGGGGACGTTGAGCGGGTCAGCGGCCAGCTGACGATTCAGATCCCCGAGCGACCGGCGCCCGACGGGGACGGGACGCGCGAGGTGACGACCGACGACGAGTACTCCGCCATCGCCGAGTTCGATTCCGGTGCAGTGGGTGTGTTCGAGGGATCCCGCGTCGCTACCGGCCGGAAGGCGGACAACTCGATCGAGGTATACGGTTCGGAAGGCGGGTTCAAATTCAGTCTCCGACGGCTGAACGAACTCCGGGTTCTCGGTCCTAACGACCGTGGATTCCAGGGGATCCTGGTTACGGATCCCAACGATCCCTACATAGATGCGTGGTGGCCACCAGGCCACATCGTCGGCTGGGAGCACACGTTCGTCCACGAGAACTACGAGTTCCTGACGAGCGTGGCCGACGGAACACGGTATCGGCCGGACTTCGAGGACGGCTTCGAGGTACAACGGGTTCTGGACGCCGTTCAGACGAGCAACGAGACAGGCCGGCGGACACGAATCTGAGACCAACATCGCTCGACCGTCCGATCGAGGCGCACGATAGCCGTTTTCCCCTGCTTTGCAGATTTGGTACGGTTACCAAAGGTTTATATTCCGATCATGGTCAAGTGTGTCACATGCCACGGGACGATAGTACCTCGGCAGACGAGGGGCTAGTGTCAATCGAACTCGGCGTGTCGAGGCGTGATCTCATGAGACAGCTGAGTGCAGCGGGACTGGGTGGAGGGATCGCCGCACTCGCCGGCTGTAGCGCCCTCCGTGAAGATCAGGCAGTTGCCGAGGGGGAGGATCAAGCAGCCACTGGTGGGGGCGGTGACGAACTCCCGCCGGCGCTACGGGTGCCGCTCGTCCCCCCGCCGACCGCCGGCGAGATGGATCTATCGAACCCCCAGAACGTCGAGCGAGAGATGGTGTTCGTGACGCACGTCGTGGACGAATTCATGCAGACGGCGATCGCAGGGATGAACGACGGGTTGAATAGGAACGGGTGGACAGGAGAGTTCATCGGTCCCACCCAACACGACGAAGCGGAACAGGTCGAGACGCTCAGAACCACGATCAATCGTCCCGTAGGTGGGAGATGTTCCGCTTGGCGTGAACCAGCGGTAGCGAGTGCTGATTGTCGATCTCGACCGTCGTGTGGCCGTCGTAGCCGACGCGCTCGAGCGTTCGATCGATCTCGCCGAAATCGAGGACGCCGTCGCCCAGATCGGTGAATGAGCCGAAGTAGGTCACGATACTGTCGTAGTCGACCTTCCCGGCCGTCAGGTTCTCAACATGGCTCTCGAAGTCCGACGGCGGGTCGATGTCCTTGAGGTGGACGTAGGCGATGTCGTCGACGAAGCGTTCGATCCCCTCGGAGACGTCGCCGTACGCGTAGTAGTGGGCCGTATCGAACAGCAATTCTAGCTCGTCGGGCCCGTCGTCGAGCCAGCGGCGGATCTCGTCGGGCCCCTCGACGTGAGCGCCCGCGTGGTGGTGGACGACCGGCGTCACGCCGGCATCCCCCGTGGCCGCGCCGATCTCCTCAAGCCATTCGCCGAACGTCTCGTCGTTGACGACGCCCCGCGGCGGGGGGAGAATGCCGAGGAACTCTGCGCCCAGCGCTGCGGCGGTCTCGGCGCCATCGACCGCCTCCTCGACGTCGCCGGCGTCGTTCAGCCAGCCGGCCATCACGCAGTAGATCTCGATGCCGTAATCTTCGAGTAGTCCCTTGAGGCGGTCGGGACCGATGTGGTTCACCTTCGGGAGCCCGATCTCGACGCCATCGTACCGGCAGGCGGCGACGTCGCCGAGTCCCTCCGAGACGATCTCCTCGGGGTCGTACATGAGGGTCGCGTATCCAACACCCATGCCTTCGGATCTCGCACGCGCCACAAAAACGTTTCGTGCCGATACCCTCGATTTGTGACGTATTTGTTACGTGTTTGGAAACGCATTTACGGTCGCTCCCGGAACGGAAGACCAGCATGGTCGCGATCGACTACATGGCCCATCAGGAGCAGTACAGCCCGAGCGAACTCCTCGAGTACGCTCAACTCGCCGAGGAGGCCGGCTACGAGTTCGTCTGGACCTCCGATCACTTCCACCCCTGGTTTCACACCGACGCCGAGGCGGGCTTCGCGTGGTCGTGGCTGGGAGCCGCGAGCCAGCGGGTCGACATCCCGATCGGGACGTACGTGACCCCGTCGGCCGG
Above is a genomic segment from Halalkalicoccus sp. NIPERK01 containing:
- a CDS encoding Gfo/Idh/MocA family protein, whose amino-acid sequence is MTLDVGFLGYRFMGKAHANALARLPMFFPDAPAVNRKVLVGRDEAAVADAADRFGFDRTTDDWSEAIDEVDVFYNLGPTHVHAEPTIEALEAGVHVMCEKPLATDLETARRMREAARDSDAIAGVGFNYRYVPALQLAKRLIDEGLFGEIYRVRGRCLQDWLGDLEDPWNWRTDEERAGTGVLGDVGSHTIDLARWLIGDVERVSGQLTIQIPERPAPDGDGTREVTTDDEYSAIAEFDSGAVGVFEGSRVATGRKADNSIEVYGSEGGFKFSLRRLNELRVLGPNDRGFQGILVTDPNDPYIDAWWPPGHIVGWEHTFVHENYEFLTSVADGTRYRPDFEDGFEVQRVLDAVQTSNETGRRTRI
- a CDS encoding sugar phosphate isomerase/epimerase, producing MGVGYATLMYDPEEIVSEGLGDVAACRYDGVEIGLPKVNHIGPDRLKGLLEDYGIEIYCVMAGWLNDAGDVEEAVDGAETAAALGAEFLGILPPPRGVVNDETFGEWLEEIGAATGDAGVTPVVHHHAGAHVEGPDEIRRWLDDGPDELELLFDTAHYYAYGDVSEGIERFVDDIAYVHLKDIDPPSDFESHVENLTAGKVDYDSIVTYFGSFTDLGDGVLDFGEIDRTLERVGYDGHTTVEIDNQHSLPLVHAKRNISHLRDD